One Cucumis sativus cultivar 9930 chromosome 1, Cucumber_9930_V3, whole genome shotgun sequence DNA segment encodes these proteins:
- the LOC101215824 gene encoding uncharacterized protein LOC101215824 — translation MATHNTTSSSKSMDPHLRNQPPDAAVAVVTPAVVSPHPTSPKLDSPTPLSDSDNLSKSRPPSPVGPRTEQKVAKNPNETPQEHSTTEKFNGSEERFEHMINCITAKEREMKQLLKEHEHLTRRLSVSLSSSRSGRRRSFYGSQIQLGDVFAKNGVKVVSADMPPFMQIHAVDCARKAHDSMEKFTSKSLALTLKKEFDGVYGPAWHCIVGKSFGSFVTHSVGGFLYFSMAQKLYILLFKTTVQRAN, via the exons ATGGCTACTCATAATACAACTTCCTCATCCAAATCCATGGACCCCCACCTCAGAAACCAACCCCCCGACGCCGCCGTCGCCGTCGTCACTCCTGCCGTTGTCTCTCCCCACCCAACATCACCAAAACTAGATTCCCCAACCCCCTTGTCCGACTCAGACAACTTGTCAAAATCACGCCCACCTTCCCCTGTCGGCCCCAGAACAGAGCAAAAGGTAGCCAAAAATCCCAACGAAACCCCTCAAGAACACTCCACTACAGAGAAATTCAATGGTTCTGAAGAGAGATTTGAACATATGATCAACTGTATCACTGCCAAAGAAAGGGAAAtgaaacaacttttaaagGAACATGAACATCTCACTCGTAGACTTtctgtttctctttcttcatcacgtagtggaagaagaagatcatTCTATGGCTCGCAGATTCAGTTAGGAGATGTGTTTGCTAAAAATGGAGTCAAAGTGGTTTCGGCCGATATGCCACCGTTTATGCAGATCCATGCCGTCGATTGCGCTAGAAAAGCACATGACAGTATGGAGAAGTTCACTTCCAAATCCCTTGCCCTGACTCTCAAGAAG GAATTTGATGGGGTTTACGGGCCGGCATGGCATTGTATTGTGGGTAAGAGTTTTGGGTCATTTGTAACACATTCAGTGGGCGGATTTCTGTATTTTTCCATGGCTCAGAAGCTTTACATTCTTCTCTTCAAAACTACTGTACAAAGAGCCAATTAG
- the LOC101216066 gene encoding uncharacterized protein LOC101216066 produces MKSEGGRKRDPASSSNRAREEESMVAISLYRGNLHRVPDIPRRWLMPTHNISIKDFKSLLHRRSKALSRLRAPASSSPAKLSTSPNPNPITNSLVKSDGDGPRNNGSAPEVPLESHRVSVGGERPSALVKERKKSDIGDNCIGKSGDGFDSFNGSKPCFAEQGSNPVENGGAHAKDKNPAVSENPNTEANKEEDLLDDKEDRKREVEEKLKVLNEKKHNLVQVLKQILHVEEELKRRSTVQGTAIRPSAPLQVDASADTGSMTRQLASRVGSEVNASGYIEGGEADDLLNQNFLARQMLRNSSMSPSSESPLRRPVHIQPNMGSHPSRTNLSITGSPSCLPPAGQSGLPPNLPTVSVSGTNYVASSPSPAASGGSSVLRDARQPSPWN; encoded by the exons ATGAAATCGGAGGGAGGTCGTAAACGGGATCCGGCATCGAGCAGCAACAGAGCTCGAGAAGAAGAATCCATGGTGGCCATTTCCCTTTACAGAGGTAACCTCCACAGGGTCCCCGATATTCCTCGCCGATGGCTTATGCCCACCCACAACATCTCTATTAAAGACTTCAAATCTCTTCTTCACCGTCGTTCAAAAGCCCTCTCTCGCCTCCGTGCCCCCGCCTCTTCTTCTCCGGCCAAACTTTCTACTTCCCCTAACCCTAACCCAATTACTAATTCTTTAGTTAAATCGGATGGTGATGGGCCCAGAAATAATGGGTCTGCGCCTGAGGTTCCATTGGAAAGTCATAGGGTTAGTGTTGGTGGTGAAAGACCTTCTGCGCTTGTCAAGGAGAGGAAGAAGTCGGACATTGGTGATAATTGTATCGGAAAATCGGGTGATGggtttgattcttttaatgGTTCGAAACCTTGTTTTGCTGAGCAGGGTTCTAATCCTGTGGAAAATGGTGGCGCGCATGCGAAGGATAAAAATCCTGCTGTTTCAGAAAACCCTAACACAGAG GCAAACAAGGAGGAGGATTTGTTAGATGACAAGGAGGACAGGAAAAGGGAAGTTGAAGAgaagttaaaagttttgaatgaaaaaaaacataatcttGTTCAAGTGTTAAAACAG ATCTTACATGTGGAAGAGGAATTAAAAAGGCGTAGTACTGTGCAAGGGACGGCCATTCGCCCATCCGCTCCTCTTCAAGTGGATGCCTCAGCTGATACAGGTTCAATGACCAGACAGCTTGCTTCTAGGGTAGGCTCAGAAGTGAATGCTAGTGGATATATTGAAGGTGGAGAAGCTGATGATCTTTTGAACCAGAATTTTCTTGCTCGTCAAATGCTTCGGAATAGCAGTATGTCACCTTCTTCAGAGTCCCCTCTTAGAAGGCCTGTTCATATCCAACCCAATATG GGCTCACATCCATCCCGAACAAATCTTAGCATTACTGGGAGTCCATCATGTCTTCCTCCGGCTGGGCAATCAGGGCTTCCACCAAACCTGCCTACTGTATCTGTATCCGGAACGAACTACGTCGCATCTTCACCTTCTCCTGCTGCATCTGGGGGCAGTTCAGTTCTCAGAGATGCTCGGCAGCCTAGCCCATGGAATTAG
- the LOC101212214 gene encoding transcription factor MYB35, which translates to MVRIPSCDKLNLKRDLWTAEEDAKILAYVSKHGTSNWTSAPKKAGLRRCGKSCRLRWTNYLRPDLKHQNFTSQEEELIIRLHAAIGSRWAIIAQQLPGRTDNDVKNYWNTKLRRKLSEMGIDPVTHKPFSQILADYGNIGGLPRSTKRIGSLSREMKTSAYMKPEHHSNSAQGLVDLLTPSMLLPETEPVMDKSMNDNVHQLNNNHPLNLLAQLQAMQRVTEASHCTFNEQIQPHFYTQSYLPSSSSSSSSTTTVTCRNTSSTFSWQDFLLEDAFLPSEPREHENVGECSLNQNGCQTENEISKEELNKEICDYQYNRFEAMHCLVENNDIEASSSSAENTFIETLLHQEDKIILFDFLNLLEEPLY; encoded by the exons ATGGTAAGAATTCCTTCCTGTGACAAGTTAAACCTCAAAAGAGATCTCTGGACTGCAGAGGAAGATGCTAAAATACTTGCATATGTGTCAAAACACGGCACGAGCAACTGGACCTCTGCTCCAAAGAAAGCag GATTAAGAAGATGTGGAAAGAGCTGTAGACTTAGATGGACCAATTACTTAAGGCCTGATCTTAAGCATCAAAACTTCACATCCCAAGAAGAGGAATTGATTATCAGACTTCATGCAGCAATTGGTAGCAG ATGGGCTATAATAGCTCAGCAACTTCCTGGAAGAACAGATAATGATGTGAAGAATTACTGGAACACGAAACTGCGAAGAAAGCTTTCTGAAATGGGAATCGATCCAGTTACTCACAAGCCATTCTCCCAAATATTAGCTGATTATGGAAATATCGGTGGCCTCCCAAGATCCACCAAGAGAATTGGATCTCTCAGTAGAGAAATGAAAACTTCGGCCTATATGAAACCAGAACACCACTCAAACTCAGCTCAAGGACTTGTAGATTTGTTGACGCCGTCGATGTTATTGCCAGAAACTGAACCTGTGATGGACAAGTCCATGAATGACAATGTCCACCAATTAAACAACAACCATCCTTTGAATCTTTTGGCTCAGCTGCAAGCAATGCAGCGGGTAACAGAAGCTTCACATTGCACTTTTAATGAACAAATTCAACCTCATTTCTATACTCAAAGCTATTTACCATCTTCAtcctcatcttcttcctctaccACAACTGTTACTTGTAGAAATACTTCCTCAACCTTTAGCTGGCAGGATTTTCTTCTCGAAGATGCGTTTTTACCGTCCGAGCCTCGAGAACACGAAAATGTAGGTGAGTGTTCTTTGAATCAAAATGGTTGCCAAACAGAAAACGAGATATCAAAAGAAGAGCTGAACAAAGAGATATGTGATTATCAATACAACAGATTTGAAGCAATGCATTGCTTGGTTGAAAACAATGATATTGAAGCTTCATCATCATCTGCTGAAAACACATTCATAGAAACTTTGTTACATCAAGAGGACAAGATCATTTTATTTGACTTCCTTAATCTTTTAGAGGAACCACTTTACTAA